The Gouania willdenowi chromosome 20, fGouWil2.1, whole genome shotgun sequence genome window below encodes:
- the rrs1 gene encoding ribosome biogenesis regulatory protein homolog, with amino-acid sequence MAACSVEELLAKAEQEEAEKLKSITVHKELDLEFDIGNLLAFDKNTIEVRDFKTQKKDDFLLSLARDNTQLLINEIWKQPTERVEEVIVAKLPDSTTPLPREKPPPKQRPPTRWEQFAKLKGIQKKKKTNLVWDETAKEWRRRWGYQRAKDDTKEWLIEVPGSADPNEDQFAKRVKAKKERVAKNELNRLKNIARSQKSKVPGSGGLTPRLQKSKDELDRAMSVAKTSTASMGRFQERLPKEKPPRSGKKRKFDPLIGDFSTEKQKQLELLQVMDGKKPKMDITKAMNKQMREEDREEAASKRKKWTGKKGRKGNMAGKGGGGGKGKAGGGKGGGGGKGKAGGGKFGGGKGGKFGGGKGGKKKGKPGKH; translated from the coding sequence ATGGCTGCGTGCAGTGTGGAGGAACTGTTGGCCAAAGCCGAGCAAGAAGAAGCAGAAAAGCTGAAAAGTATCACCGTCCACAAAGAGCTGGACCTGGAATTTGACATTGGGAACCTGTTGGCGTTTGACAAAAACACTATCGAGGTCCGGGACTTCAAGACGCAGAAGAAGGACGACTTCCTGCTGTCGTTAGCACGAGACAACACGCAGCTGCTCATCAATGAAATATGGAAACAACCCACGGAGAGGGTCGAGGAGGTGATAGTGGCCAAACTACCGGATTCCACCACCCCGCTGCCCAGAGAGAAGCCGCCCCCGAAACAACGACCCCCGACCCGGTGGGAACAGTTCGCTAAGCTGAAGGGTatccaaaagaagaagaagaccaaCCTGGTCTGGGACGAGACGGCTAAAGAGTGGCGGAGACGCTGGGGCTACCAGAGGGCTAAAGACGACACTAAAGAGTGGCTGATCGAGGTCCCGGGGTCCGCAGACCCGAATGAAGACCAGTTCGCTAAGCGCGTCAAAGCCAAGAAGGagagagtggccaaaaacgagCTGAACCGACTTAAAAACATCGCCCGGTCACAGAAAAGCAAAGTCCCAGGTTCAGGTGGTCTGACTCCCAGACTCCAGAAGTCCAAAGACGAGCTGGACCGAGCCATGTCCGTGGCTAAAACCTCCACAGCCTCCATGGGGCGCTTCCAGGAGAGGCTCCCCAAGGAGAAACCCCCCAGGAGCGGAAAGAAGAGGAAGTTTGACCCGCTGATCGGAGACTTTTCCACCGAGAAACAGAAGCAGCTGGAGCTACTGCAGGTGATGGACGGTAAGAAGCCCAAGATGGACATCACCAAGGCCATGAACAAGCAGATGAGGGAGGAGGATAGAGAGGAGGCTGCATCCAAGAGGAAGAAGTGGACTGGAAAGAAAGGACGGAAAGGAAATATGGCTGGGAAGGGTGGTGGAGGTGGGAAAGGGAAGGCTGGAGGGGGTAAGGGTGGTGGAGGTGGGAAAGGGAAGGCTGGAGGAGGGAAGTTTGGTGGGGGGAAAGGAGGGAAGTTTGGAGGTGGGAAAGGGGGGAAGAAGAAGGGCAAACCTGGGAAACACTGA
- the mybl1 gene encoding myb-related protein A isoform X2 encodes MDNVNSRSGDEDDEQHSTDAESKEKSKDKKILCKVKWSRDEDEKLKKLVEQNGTDVWKLISNFFPGRTDGQCQHRWQKVLNPKLVKGPWTKEEDQKVIDLVHKYGPKRWSVIAKHLQGRIGKQCRERWHNHLNPEVKKSSWTQEEDRIIYEAQKRLGNRWAEISKLLPGRTDNSIKNHWNSTMRRKVEHEGYLQDGSKTYTSSTEVKRRHSRPCPPTPAEPHYRSNQMAGYQFDSHSGHMMDSLSENPGFALPSCLDDPDREQRIKELELLLMSAENEVQRHVQCRELRSLETYLTWSDGVSGNTVSNLEEQTEGRPWREPRNPQGPPVQLPMSPSKFLSVEAGTVLSTLQTVPEFAETIELIDSDPWKDGGSFDLAETPPRHNQPDYTNILPVRTLYNPLGFTPTDVSGHDRNIAPVVDLPKPQGSNGKRRRREKGKHSPLREKTYSSFLENNANSPKKTPIKSLPFTPSQFCNTSGVEYLNLDNPALTSTPVCGQKGLLNTPLHKETTPEYQKENDGSRTPKLRIKITIPTPRTPTPFKNALAAQEKMHGPLRMEPQPLAFLEEDIREVLKQETGTDIFNRADAEQDYRAWKQMMDGPARKVRKALVLDPWGKDSQNVEFHQEQLNNAQVLDEGLLTNSSIITPMPEQEECSPSLCAGTEESTSGALAQPLCFNSPRMKKSPKHISTQASEWEAVVYGKTEDQLIMTEQARQYLNPYPLSGSTSRALVL; translated from the exons ATGGACAACGTAAATTCACGCAG cggtgatgaggatgatgagcaGCACTCAACTGATGCAGAGAGTAAAGAGAAGAGCAAAGATAAAAAGATACTTTGCAAAGTGAAGTGGTCTCGTGATGAG GATGAAAAGCTGAAAAAGCTTGTTGAGCAGAATGGAACCGATGTGTGGAAACTAATATCTAACTTTTTTCCA GGAAGGACAGATGGCCAGTGTCAGCACCGCTGGCAGAAGGTGCTCAACCCCAAGCTAGTGAAAGGACCGTGGACAAAGGAGGAGGATCAGAAG gtcattgaTCTGGTTCATAAGTATGGGCCAAAGCGTTGGTCAGTAATCGCGAAGCACCTCCAGGGAAGGATCGGAAAGCAGTGCCGTGAACGCTGGCACAATCACCTGAACCCAGAGGTAAAGAAGTCCTCATGGACTCAAGAAGAGGACCGAATCATCTATGAAGCCCAAAAACGGCTTGGCAACCGATGGGCAGAAATCTCAAAGCTCCTTCCTGGGCG GACGGACAACTCCATCAAAAACCACTGGAATTCCACAATGAGGAGAAAGGTGGAGCATGAGGGATATCTGCAAGATGGCAGTAAGACTTACACTTCCTCTACTGAGGTGAAGAGACGCCACAGCAGACCCTGTCCTCCAACCCCAGCAGAGCCTCATTACAGATCCAACCAG ATGGCTGGTTATCAATTCGATTCTCATAGTGGACACATGATGGACAGCCTTTCAGAAAATCCAGGCTTTGCACTA CCATCCTGCCTGGATGATCCTGACAGAGAGCAAAGAATTAAGGAGCTCGAGCTCCTCCTTATGTCAGCAGAGAATGAAGTCCAACGACACGTGCAGTGCAGAGAGTTACGC AGCCTTGAGACGTACCTAACCTGGTCAGACGGAGTGTCAGGTAATACAGTGAGCAACCTGGAGGAGCAAACGGAAGGAAGACCCTGGAGGGAACCTAGGAACCCCCAGGGGCCCCCAGTACAGCTCCCTATGTCCCCAAGCAAGTTCCTGTCTGTAGAGGCTGGGACAGTGCTCTCCACGTTGCAAACGGTTCCAGAGTTCGCAGAGACCATCGAGCTCATCGATTCA GACCCATGGAAAGATGGAGGTAGTTTTGATTTAGCAGAGACACCACCCAGGCACAACCAGCCCGACTACACCAATATTCTTCCAGTCAGAACTCTTTACAACCCTCTGGGCTTCACTCCAACTGACGTCTCAGGACATGACAGGAACATTGCACCAGTAGTAGATCTACCCAAACCCCAGGGATCCAATGGGAAACGGAGAAGAAGAGAGAAAGGGAAACATTCTCCGTTACGTGAAAAGACTTACTCctcatttttggaaaataatgcaAACTCTCCCAAGAAAACTCCTATAAAGTCACTGCCGTTTACTCCTTCACAA TTTTGCAACACATCAGGGGTGGAGTATCTGAATCTGGATAACCCTGCACTAACTTCTACTCCTGTGTGTGGGCAGAAGGGTCTTCTCAACACGCCCCTCCACAAAGAAACCACACCTGAGTATCAGAAAGAAAATGATgg TTCCAGGACTCCAAAGTTGCGTATAAAAATCACAATTCCAACTCCAAGAACTCCAACTCCATTCAAAAACGCTTTGGCCGCCCAGGAGAAAATGCACGGACCTCTTAGAATGGAG CCCCAGCCTTTGGCGTTTTTAGAAGAAGATATCCGAGAGGTATTGAAGCAGGAGACTGGGACGGATATATTTAACAGAGCAGATGCCGAGCAAGACTACAGAGCCTGGAAACAAATG ATGGATGGTCCTGCTCGAAAAGTGCGCAAGGCTCTTGTGTTAGACCCCTGGGGAAAAGATAGTCAAAATGTTGAGTTTCATCAGGAGCAGCTCAACAATGCACAG GTGTTAGATGAAGGTCTACTGACAAACTCCTCCATAATCACCCCAATGCCTGAACAAGAGGAGTGCAGCCCCTCGCTGTGTGCTGGAACAGAGGAGTCCACATCCGGAGCCCTCGCTCAGCCTCTTTGCTTCAACAGCCCCCGAATGAAGAAATCACCTAAACACATCAGCACACAG GCGAGTGAGTGGGAAGCAGTGGTTTATGGGAAAACAGAGGACCAACTGATCATGACAGAACAGGCCCGTCAGTACCTGAACCCCTACCCACTATCCGGCTCCACATCCAGGGCCCTGGTGCTTTAG
- the mybl1 gene encoding myb-related protein A isoform X1: MDNVNSRSGDEDDEQHSTDAESKEKSKDKKILCKVKWSRDEDEKLKKLVEQNGTDVWKLISNFFPGRTDGQCQHRWQKVLNPKLVKGPWTKEEDQKVIDLVHKYGPKRWSVIAKHLQGRIGKQCRERWHNHLNPEVKKSSWTQEEDRIIYEAQKRLGNRWAEISKLLPGRTDNSIKNHWNSTMRRKVEHEGYLQDGSKTYTSSTEVKRRHSRPCPPTPAEPHYRSNQMAGYQFDSHSGHMMDSLSENPGFALPSCLDDPDREQRIKELELLLMSAENEVQRHVQCRELRSLETYLTWSDGVSGNTVSNLEEQTEGRPWREPRNPQGPPVQLPMSPSKFLSVEAGTVLSTLQTVPEFAETIELIDSLCSALQDPWKDGGSFDLAETPPRHNQPDYTNILPVRTLYNPLGFTPTDVSGHDRNIAPVVDLPKPQGSNGKRRRREKGKHSPLREKTYSSFLENNANSPKKTPIKSLPFTPSQFCNTSGVEYLNLDNPALTSTPVCGQKGLLNTPLHKETTPEYQKENDGSRTPKLRIKITIPTPRTPTPFKNALAAQEKMHGPLRMEPQPLAFLEEDIREVLKQETGTDIFNRADAEQDYRAWKQMMDGPARKVRKALVLDPWGKDSQNVEFHQEQLNNAQVLDEGLLTNSSIITPMPEQEECSPSLCAGTEESTSGALAQPLCFNSPRMKKSPKHISTQASEWEAVVYGKTEDQLIMTEQARQYLNPYPLSGSTSRALVL; encoded by the exons ATGGACAACGTAAATTCACGCAG cggtgatgaggatgatgagcaGCACTCAACTGATGCAGAGAGTAAAGAGAAGAGCAAAGATAAAAAGATACTTTGCAAAGTGAAGTGGTCTCGTGATGAG GATGAAAAGCTGAAAAAGCTTGTTGAGCAGAATGGAACCGATGTGTGGAAACTAATATCTAACTTTTTTCCA GGAAGGACAGATGGCCAGTGTCAGCACCGCTGGCAGAAGGTGCTCAACCCCAAGCTAGTGAAAGGACCGTGGACAAAGGAGGAGGATCAGAAG gtcattgaTCTGGTTCATAAGTATGGGCCAAAGCGTTGGTCAGTAATCGCGAAGCACCTCCAGGGAAGGATCGGAAAGCAGTGCCGTGAACGCTGGCACAATCACCTGAACCCAGAGGTAAAGAAGTCCTCATGGACTCAAGAAGAGGACCGAATCATCTATGAAGCCCAAAAACGGCTTGGCAACCGATGGGCAGAAATCTCAAAGCTCCTTCCTGGGCG GACGGACAACTCCATCAAAAACCACTGGAATTCCACAATGAGGAGAAAGGTGGAGCATGAGGGATATCTGCAAGATGGCAGTAAGACTTACACTTCCTCTACTGAGGTGAAGAGACGCCACAGCAGACCCTGTCCTCCAACCCCAGCAGAGCCTCATTACAGATCCAACCAG ATGGCTGGTTATCAATTCGATTCTCATAGTGGACACATGATGGACAGCCTTTCAGAAAATCCAGGCTTTGCACTA CCATCCTGCCTGGATGATCCTGACAGAGAGCAAAGAATTAAGGAGCTCGAGCTCCTCCTTATGTCAGCAGAGAATGAAGTCCAACGACACGTGCAGTGCAGAGAGTTACGC AGCCTTGAGACGTACCTAACCTGGTCAGACGGAGTGTCAGGTAATACAGTGAGCAACCTGGAGGAGCAAACGGAAGGAAGACCCTGGAGGGAACCTAGGAACCCCCAGGGGCCCCCAGTACAGCTCCCTATGTCCCCAAGCAAGTTCCTGTCTGTAGAGGCTGGGACAGTGCTCTCCACGTTGCAAACGGTTCCAGAGTTCGCAGAGACCATCGAGCTCATCGATTCA TTGTGCTCTGCTTTGCAGGACCCATGGAAAGATGGAGGTAGTTTTGATTTAGCAGAGACACCACCCAGGCACAACCAGCCCGACTACACCAATATTCTTCCAGTCAGAACTCTTTACAACCCTCTGGGCTTCACTCCAACTGACGTCTCAGGACATGACAGGAACATTGCACCAGTAGTAGATCTACCCAAACCCCAGGGATCCAATGGGAAACGGAGAAGAAGAGAGAAAGGGAAACATTCTCCGTTACGTGAAAAGACTTACTCctcatttttggaaaataatgcaAACTCTCCCAAGAAAACTCCTATAAAGTCACTGCCGTTTACTCCTTCACAA TTTTGCAACACATCAGGGGTGGAGTATCTGAATCTGGATAACCCTGCACTAACTTCTACTCCTGTGTGTGGGCAGAAGGGTCTTCTCAACACGCCCCTCCACAAAGAAACCACACCTGAGTATCAGAAAGAAAATGATgg TTCCAGGACTCCAAAGTTGCGTATAAAAATCACAATTCCAACTCCAAGAACTCCAACTCCATTCAAAAACGCTTTGGCCGCCCAGGAGAAAATGCACGGACCTCTTAGAATGGAG CCCCAGCCTTTGGCGTTTTTAGAAGAAGATATCCGAGAGGTATTGAAGCAGGAGACTGGGACGGATATATTTAACAGAGCAGATGCCGAGCAAGACTACAGAGCCTGGAAACAAATG ATGGATGGTCCTGCTCGAAAAGTGCGCAAGGCTCTTGTGTTAGACCCCTGGGGAAAAGATAGTCAAAATGTTGAGTTTCATCAGGAGCAGCTCAACAATGCACAG GTGTTAGATGAAGGTCTACTGACAAACTCCTCCATAATCACCCCAATGCCTGAACAAGAGGAGTGCAGCCCCTCGCTGTGTGCTGGAACAGAGGAGTCCACATCCGGAGCCCTCGCTCAGCCTCTTTGCTTCAACAGCCCCCGAATGAAGAAATCACCTAAACACATCAGCACACAG GCGAGTGAGTGGGAAGCAGTGGTTTATGGGAAAACAGAGGACCAACTGATCATGACAGAACAGGCCCGTCAGTACCTGAACCCCTACCCACTATCCGGCTCCACATCCAGGGCCCTGGTGCTTTAG
- the mybl1 gene encoding myb-related protein A isoform X3 translates to MDNVNSRSGDEDDEQHSTDAESKEKSKDKKILCKVKWSRDEDEKLKKLVEQNGTDVWKLISNFFPGRTDGQCQHRWQKVLNPKLVKGPWTKEEDQKVIDLVHKYGPKRWSVIAKHLQGRIGKQCRERWHNHLNPEVKKSSWTQEEDRIIYEAQKRLGNRWAEISKLLPGRTDNSIKNHWNSTMRRKVEHEGYLQDGSKTYTSSTEVKRRHSRPCPPTPAEPHYRSNQMAGYQFDSHSGHMMDSLSENPGFALSLETYLTWSDGVSGNTVSNLEEQTEGRPWREPRNPQGPPVQLPMSPSKFLSVEAGTVLSTLQTVPEFAETIELIDSLCSALQDPWKDGGSFDLAETPPRHNQPDYTNILPVRTLYNPLGFTPTDVSGHDRNIAPVVDLPKPQGSNGKRRRREKGKHSPLREKTYSSFLENNANSPKKTPIKSLPFTPSQFCNTSGVEYLNLDNPALTSTPVCGQKGLLNTPLHKETTPEYQKENDGSRTPKLRIKITIPTPRTPTPFKNALAAQEKMHGPLRMEPQPLAFLEEDIREVLKQETGTDIFNRADAEQDYRAWKQMMDGPARKVRKALVLDPWGKDSQNVEFHQEQLNNAQVLDEGLLTNSSIITPMPEQEECSPSLCAGTEESTSGALAQPLCFNSPRMKKSPKHISTQASEWEAVVYGKTEDQLIMTEQARQYLNPYPLSGSTSRALVL, encoded by the exons ATGGACAACGTAAATTCACGCAG cggtgatgaggatgatgagcaGCACTCAACTGATGCAGAGAGTAAAGAGAAGAGCAAAGATAAAAAGATACTTTGCAAAGTGAAGTGGTCTCGTGATGAG GATGAAAAGCTGAAAAAGCTTGTTGAGCAGAATGGAACCGATGTGTGGAAACTAATATCTAACTTTTTTCCA GGAAGGACAGATGGCCAGTGTCAGCACCGCTGGCAGAAGGTGCTCAACCCCAAGCTAGTGAAAGGACCGTGGACAAAGGAGGAGGATCAGAAG gtcattgaTCTGGTTCATAAGTATGGGCCAAAGCGTTGGTCAGTAATCGCGAAGCACCTCCAGGGAAGGATCGGAAAGCAGTGCCGTGAACGCTGGCACAATCACCTGAACCCAGAGGTAAAGAAGTCCTCATGGACTCAAGAAGAGGACCGAATCATCTATGAAGCCCAAAAACGGCTTGGCAACCGATGGGCAGAAATCTCAAAGCTCCTTCCTGGGCG GACGGACAACTCCATCAAAAACCACTGGAATTCCACAATGAGGAGAAAGGTGGAGCATGAGGGATATCTGCAAGATGGCAGTAAGACTTACACTTCCTCTACTGAGGTGAAGAGACGCCACAGCAGACCCTGTCCTCCAACCCCAGCAGAGCCTCATTACAGATCCAACCAG ATGGCTGGTTATCAATTCGATTCTCATAGTGGACACATGATGGACAGCCTTTCAGAAAATCCAGGCTTTGCACTA AGCCTTGAGACGTACCTAACCTGGTCAGACGGAGTGTCAGGTAATACAGTGAGCAACCTGGAGGAGCAAACGGAAGGAAGACCCTGGAGGGAACCTAGGAACCCCCAGGGGCCCCCAGTACAGCTCCCTATGTCCCCAAGCAAGTTCCTGTCTGTAGAGGCTGGGACAGTGCTCTCCACGTTGCAAACGGTTCCAGAGTTCGCAGAGACCATCGAGCTCATCGATTCA TTGTGCTCTGCTTTGCAGGACCCATGGAAAGATGGAGGTAGTTTTGATTTAGCAGAGACACCACCCAGGCACAACCAGCCCGACTACACCAATATTCTTCCAGTCAGAACTCTTTACAACCCTCTGGGCTTCACTCCAACTGACGTCTCAGGACATGACAGGAACATTGCACCAGTAGTAGATCTACCCAAACCCCAGGGATCCAATGGGAAACGGAGAAGAAGAGAGAAAGGGAAACATTCTCCGTTACGTGAAAAGACTTACTCctcatttttggaaaataatgcaAACTCTCCCAAGAAAACTCCTATAAAGTCACTGCCGTTTACTCCTTCACAA TTTTGCAACACATCAGGGGTGGAGTATCTGAATCTGGATAACCCTGCACTAACTTCTACTCCTGTGTGTGGGCAGAAGGGTCTTCTCAACACGCCCCTCCACAAAGAAACCACACCTGAGTATCAGAAAGAAAATGATgg TTCCAGGACTCCAAAGTTGCGTATAAAAATCACAATTCCAACTCCAAGAACTCCAACTCCATTCAAAAACGCTTTGGCCGCCCAGGAGAAAATGCACGGACCTCTTAGAATGGAG CCCCAGCCTTTGGCGTTTTTAGAAGAAGATATCCGAGAGGTATTGAAGCAGGAGACTGGGACGGATATATTTAACAGAGCAGATGCCGAGCAAGACTACAGAGCCTGGAAACAAATG ATGGATGGTCCTGCTCGAAAAGTGCGCAAGGCTCTTGTGTTAGACCCCTGGGGAAAAGATAGTCAAAATGTTGAGTTTCATCAGGAGCAGCTCAACAATGCACAG GTGTTAGATGAAGGTCTACTGACAAACTCCTCCATAATCACCCCAATGCCTGAACAAGAGGAGTGCAGCCCCTCGCTGTGTGCTGGAACAGAGGAGTCCACATCCGGAGCCCTCGCTCAGCCTCTTTGCTTCAACAGCCCCCGAATGAAGAAATCACCTAAACACATCAGCACACAG GCGAGTGAGTGGGAAGCAGTGGTTTATGGGAAAACAGAGGACCAACTGATCATGACAGAACAGGCCCGTCAGTACCTGAACCCCTACCCACTATCCGGCTCCACATCCAGGGCCCTGGTGCTTTAG
- the sgk3 gene encoding serine/threonine-protein kinase Sgk3, with the protein MEEPTSFPNVSIPCHNEQRDKKKRFTVYKVMISVGRQEWFVFRRYAEFDKLYNILRKQFPAMNLKIPAKRIFGDNFEPEFIKQRRAGLHEFIKRIVTNPQLCNHDDVRTFLRMDNMQRFSDASEDEDDKHNGSTSRTINLGPSGNPHAKPTDFDFLKVIGKGSFGKVFLAKRKHDEKYYAVKVLQKKVILNRKEQKHIMAERNVLLKNVKHPFLVGLHYSFQTTDKLYFVLDFVNGGELFFHLQKERTFGEPRAKFYIAEMASALGYLHSLNIVYRDLKPENILLDVEGHIVLTDFGLCKEGISQTDTTSTFCGTPEYLAPEVLRKQAYDNTVDWWCLGSVLYEMLYGLPPFYSRDTHEMYDNILHKPLVKRPGVSHSAWSLLEGLLEKDGTHRLGSIDDFNEISAHSFFSSINWNDLEQKKIPPPFTPNVSSLCDISNFDPEFTEEDVPNSVCWSHEHSVVNTRVMEADDAFVGFSYAPPSDDAFL; encoded by the exons atggaggagCCAACCAGTTTTCCCAACGTCAGCATCCCATGTCACAATGAGCAAAGGGACAAGAAGAAGCGTTTCACG GTTTATAAAGTGATGATCAGTGTTGGAAGACAGGAATGGTTTGTCTTCAGACGATACGCAGAGTTTGATAAACTCTACAACATA CTCAGGAAGCAATTTCCTGCCATGAACCTTAAAATCCCAGCCAAAAGGATATTTGGTGACAACTTTGAGCCAG AGTTCATCAAGCAAAGAAGAGCAGGCCTGCACGAGTTCATAAAACGGATTGTTACAAATCCACAACTCTGCAACCA TGATGACGTGAGAACCTTTCTACGCATGGACAACATGCAGCGCTTTTCGGATGCCTCAGAAGATGAGGATGATAAG CACAACGGCTCTACCTCCAGAACTATTAATCTGGGACCTTCTGGAAATCCACA tgcTAAACCCACAgactttgactttttaaaagtCATTGGGAAAGGAAGTTTTGGGAAG GTTTTCCTTGCAAAACGTAAACATGATGAAAAGTACTACGCAGTCAAGGTTTTACAGAAAAAGGTCATTCTCAACAGAAAAGAG CAAAAACACATCATGGCCGAGCGTAACGTGCTGCTCAAGAATGTCAAGCACCCGTTCCTTGTCGGACTTCATTATTCCTTTCAGACCACAGACAAGTTATACTTTGTCTTGGATTTTGTCAATGGAGGAGAA ctcttttttcACCTTCAAAAAGAGCGGACCTTCGGAGAGCCCAGAGCAAAGTTTTACATCGCTGAAATGGCGAGTGCGCTTGGATATCTGCATTCTCTCAACATTGTTTACAG agACTTGAAGCCAGAAAATATCCTTCTTGATGTTGAG GGACACATTGTTCTGACGGACTTTGGCTTGTGCAAGGAAGGTATTTCCCAGACGGATACCACCTCGACGTTTTGTGGTACACCTGAG TATTTGGCTCCAGAGGTCCTGAGGAAGCAGGCGTATGATAACACCGTAGACTGGTGGTGTCTGGGGTCAGTGCTGTATGAGATGCTCTATGGTTTG CCACCCTTTTACAGCCGGGACACACACGAGATGTACGACAACATCCTCCACAAGCCGCTGGTGAAGCGTCCCGGTGTGTCGCACTCGGCCTGGTCTCTGCTGGAAGGCCTGCTGGAGAAAGATGGCACACACAGACTGGGATCCATAGATGACTTT AATGAGATCAGTGCCCACAGCTTCTTCTCTTCCATTAACTGGAATGACCTAGAACAGAAGAAGATTCCTCCTCCATTCACACCCAATGTG AGCTCTTTGTGTGATATCTCAAACTTCGATCCTGAGTTCACGGAGGAGGACGTTCCCAACTCTGTTTGCTGGTCTCATGAACACTCCGTAGTCAACACACGTGTCATGGAGGCAGACGATGCCTTTGTGGGCTTCTCCTACGCTCCACCTTCTGATGACGCTTTCCTATAA